A single genomic interval of Flavobacterium sp. N2820 harbors:
- a CDS encoding Na(+)-translocating NADH-quinone reductase subunit F, with product MEPLSLQDLHHLAMNHVGKELEKQGFEFIAINSQLKKHPQFVCVDKPTNTLHFVMVQAVTYPDNPSEYDVLFMETFINHAKGKKAKVLYAGVGFANAEDFEKPVFKNQDYILNYEGIKEIL from the coding sequence ATGGAACCATTATCACTACAAGACTTACATCATTTGGCCATGAATCACGTGGGAAAAGAACTCGAAAAACAAGGATTTGAGTTCATTGCCATTAATAGCCAATTGAAAAAACATCCACAATTTGTTTGCGTTGATAAACCAACGAATACCTTGCATTTTGTAATGGTACAAGCCGTTACATATCCAGATAATCCTTCCGAATACGATGTTTTGTTTATGGAAACCTTCATCAATCACGCCAAAGGGAAAAAGGCTAAAGTGTTGTATGCTGGAGTTGGTTTTGCTAACGCAGAAGATTTCGAAAAGCCAGTTTTTAAAAATCAAGATTATATTTTAAATTATGAAGGAATTAAAGAGATTTTATAG
- a CDS encoding FAD:protein FMN transferase, whose protein sequence is MKELKRFYSVLVVAVLFISCDKTTNFFAIQGEAQGSTYSIKYISNEEKVTKNQIDSLLTAFDLSLSTYRPDSKISKINAGDLTVVVDDFFTETFQLSNQIYKETKGLFDPTIGVLVNAYGFGPNKKQENLSQKQIDSLLQFVGFDKISLNSNKTISKKYNQTFIDFNAIAQGYSVDVVVNYLKSKGIENAIVEIGGELFALGKNTIENKNWVVGIDDPLQKPEERTLIAKVNLENLGMATSGNYRKVMVDEVTGKKFVHIINPKTGLAQKNHVLSATVLSKSSGLSDGYATAFMLMNLEESKAFLQQHSELYVMLLYADSNNKMQRFTTDNFNKLIKE, encoded by the coding sequence ATGAAGGAATTAAAGAGATTTTATAGCGTTCTAGTTGTTGCAGTTTTATTTATTTCATGTGATAAAACCACAAATTTTTTCGCCATTCAAGGCGAAGCACAAGGGAGTACGTATTCCATCAAATATATTTCAAACGAAGAAAAAGTAACTAAAAATCAAATCGATTCGTTGTTAACTGCTTTCGATTTATCACTTTCTACCTATCGACCAGATTCTAAAATTTCAAAGATAAATGCTGGTGATTTAACTGTTGTAGTAGATGATTTTTTTACAGAAACATTCCAACTTTCGAATCAAATTTATAAAGAAACGAAAGGTTTGTTTGACCCAACAATTGGTGTTTTAGTAAATGCATATGGATTTGGTCCAAATAAAAAGCAAGAAAATCTGTCTCAAAAACAAATCGATAGTTTATTGCAGTTTGTTGGTTTTGATAAGATTTCTTTAAATTCAAACAAAACTATTTCGAAAAAATACAACCAAACTTTCATCGATTTTAATGCTATTGCACAAGGCTATTCCGTTGATGTTGTTGTGAATTATTTAAAATCGAAAGGAATTGAAAATGCGATTGTTGAAATTGGAGGTGAATTATTCGCTTTAGGAAAAAACACGATTGAAAATAAAAATTGGGTAGTAGGAATCGATGATCCATTGCAAAAGCCAGAAGAACGTACTTTAATTGCTAAAGTAAATTTAGAAAACTTAGGAATGGCAACTTCAGGAAACTATCGTAAAGTAATGGTTGATGAAGTTACTGGTAAAAAATTCGTGCACATTATCAATCCAAAAACAGGTTTAGCACAAAAAAATCATGTATTAAGTGCTACAGTTTTATCAAAATCATCAGGTTTGTCTGATGGGTATGCAACTGCATTTATGCTAATGAATTTAGAAGAAAGTAAAGCATTTTTACAACAACATTCTGAATTGTATGTTATGCTTTTATATGCAGATTCAAATAATAAAATGCAACGTTTTACTACAGATAATTTTAATAAATTAATTAAAGAGTAA
- a CDS encoding class I SAM-dependent methyltransferase, whose translation MKKLFKLILNTIPRPILIRLSIVVRPILAFLLKGSRFTDPIDGKSFSMFLPYGYGTQRNNVLSPSTLSLERHRLLWLYLQNETDFFTAPKKVLHFAPEQEFYKRFKKQSNLDYTTTDLFSPLADVKADICNLPFEDNSYDIILCNHVLEHIPDDTKAMQELYRVLKPGGMGIFQIPQDLSRAITFADDSITDPKERAKIFGQYDHVRVYGRDYFDKLRSIGFKVNEVDYTQTIAPELVEKYCLAKGEIIPVCYK comes from the coding sequence ATGAAAAAACTTTTTAAACTTATATTAAACACCATTCCTCGTCCAATATTGATTCGATTAAGTATTGTAGTACGTCCAATTTTAGCTTTTTTATTAAAAGGAAGTCGATTTACAGATCCAATTGATGGGAAAAGCTTTAGTATGTTTTTACCATATGGTTATGGAACACAACGAAACAATGTTTTATCACCAAGTACGCTTTCATTAGAAAGACACCGCTTGTTGTGGTTGTATTTACAAAACGAAACGGATTTTTTTACGGCACCAAAAAAAGTATTACACTTTGCGCCAGAACAAGAATTTTACAAACGTTTTAAGAAACAATCGAATTTAGATTATACGACTACCGATTTATTTTCACCTTTAGCCGATGTTAAAGCAGATATTTGTAACTTACCTTTTGAAGATAATTCGTATGACATTATTTTGTGTAATCACGTTTTGGAACACATTCCTGATGATACAAAGGCAATGCAAGAATTATATCGTGTTTTAAAACCGGGCGGAATGGGGATTTTCCAAATTCCACAAGATTTATCAAGAGCGATAACATTTGCAGATGATTCGATAACAGACCCAAAAGAACGCGCAAAAATATTTGGGCAATATGACCATGTAAGAGTTTATGGAAGAGATTACTTCGATAAACTAAGAAGTATTGGTTTTAAAGTAAACGAAGTAGACTATACCCAAACAATTGCACCTGAATTAGTAGAAAAATATTGTTTAGCAAAAGGAGAAATTATTCCAGTTTGTTATAAATAA
- a CDS encoding DUF3667 domain-containing protein — MNCKTCNFQLDNNAQFCSSCGSKIVHDRLSLKGTWEEFVGPFFSWDNNFWRTFFGLFKNPKDVLEAYITGARKKYFQPFSYIILYATIAVFFYKFFPMEIIMDYSEGFTNGYNSTNSSSNVPKIDMKGFMEGYTESLMSYYNFFVLLLIPIYALTSYIIFIKKGHNFFEHLVFNSYLQTNLGFISLVLQVILVNMLGMSFGTYSILFLFLFILFTLYAFKELYNQNLKQSIVSAIKYLLLFFGLYFGIIIALTILFFIIYAIT, encoded by the coding sequence ATGAATTGTAAAACCTGTAATTTTCAGCTTGACAACAATGCTCAGTTTTGTTCTAGTTGTGGTTCAAAAATTGTACATGACAGACTTTCATTAAAAGGAACTTGGGAAGAATTTGTTGGTCCATTTTTTAGTTGGGATAATAATTTTTGGAGAACTTTTTTTGGCTTATTTAAAAATCCGAAAGATGTATTAGAAGCTTACATTACTGGTGCCAGAAAAAAATACTTTCAACCTTTTTCGTATATAATTTTATATGCTACGATAGCAGTTTTTTTCTATAAATTTTTCCCCATGGAAATAATTATGGATTATTCAGAAGGATTCACAAACGGTTATAATTCGACAAATTCCTCAAGCAATGTTCCTAAAATAGACATGAAAGGTTTCATGGAAGGCTATACGGAATCACTAATGAGTTATTATAACTTTTTTGTGTTGTTATTAATTCCAATATATGCTTTAACTAGTTATATTATATTCATTAAAAAAGGACATAATTTTTTTGAACATTTAGTATTTAACAGTTATTTACAAACAAACTTAGGGTTTATATCACTGGTATTACAAGTGATTTTAGTAAATATGCTAGGAATGAGTTTTGGTACTTATTCTATACTATTTTTGTTTTTATTCATACTTTTCACGCTTTATGCTTTTAAAGAATTATATAATCAAAACTTAAAACAAAGTATTGTCTCAGCAATAAAATATTTATTGCTTTTCTTCGGATTATATTTTGGGATAATCATCGCACTTACAATTCTATTTTTCATCATATACGCCATAACATAA